A genomic stretch from Arachis stenosperma cultivar V10309 chromosome 3, arast.V10309.gnm1.PFL2, whole genome shotgun sequence includes:
- the LOC130967488 gene encoding calcineurin B-like protein 7, translating into MSIIMSCFCFRKGNPAKTNHDQFVILASETSFTVNEVEALLDLYRKLSGTVIGDGLIHKEEFQFALLRNSSKQNLFVDRVFDMFDIKRNGVIEFTEFVRSLSIFHPNTSPEKKIEFAFRLFDLRQSGYIGHNELKEMVLATLTESDVTVPDDIVESIVGKTMREADSNGDGKIDGKEWKEYVRKNPSLLKMMTLPYLKDITLAFPSFVLRTEVEHC; encoded by the exons ATGTCCATTATCATGAGTTGCTTTTGCTTTAGAAAAGGTAACCCCGCCAAGACTAATCATGACCAATTCGTCATTCTTGCTTCCGAGACATCCT TTACTGTGAATGAGGTTGAGGCTTTACTTGATTTGTACAGAAAGCTAAGTGGTACAGTTATTGGTGATGGTTTAATTCACAAG GAGGAGTTCCAGTTTGCACTTCTTAGAAATAGTAGTAAGCAGAATCTATTTGTAGACAGG GTATTTGATATGTTTGATATTAAGCGAAACGGGGTTATCGAGTTCACCGAGTTCGTTCGGTCTCTGAGCATCTTTCATCCTAATACATCACCAGAGAAGAAAATTGAAT TTGCATTTAGATTGTTTGACCTTAGACAAAGTGGATACATTGGACACAACGAG TTGAAGGAGATGGTCTTGGCAACTCTGACTGAATCAGATGTTACTGTTCCAGATGATATTGTTGAATCAATTGTGGGAAAG ACAATGAGGGAAGCTGACTCAAATGGAGATGGGAAGATTGATGGTAAAGAGTGGAAAGAATATGTGAGGAAAAATCCCTCTCTTCTGAAGATGATGACTCTGCCATATCTAAA GGATATAACTCTGGCATTTCCCAGCTTTGTTTTGCGCACTGAAGTGGAACACTGCTAA